One window from the genome of Glycine soja cultivar W05 chromosome 12, ASM419377v2, whole genome shotgun sequence encodes:
- the LOC114379140 gene encoding transcription factor RAX2-like, with protein sequence MGRAPCCDKASVKRGPWSPEEDTKLKEYIEKHGTGGNWIALPQKAGLKRCGKSCRLRWLNYLRPNIKHGDFSDEEDRIICSLYVNIGSRWSIIAAQLPGRTDNDIKNYWNTKLKKKLMGLLPLSHHRKQPSFPSSTLQNSPPSPSSDQLYGEYCTYTPLTTTSFTSNIEPFSLPSSNYASTSTTSVSHSFYQNQDSMQQCYHPTRDNNMLMFGSEGSCSTSSDGSCTQGREIIKQEEIGYHSYNNDYNFMLNHSNNINDGEKSCFGEWFSQTLLTPLDYDLEDIKQLISSSSSTASFNNVDENKTEEKAMYYYYY encoded by the exons atgggaAGAGCTCCATGTTGTGACAAGGCAAGTGTTAAGAGAGGGCCATGGTCCCCAGAAGAAGACACAAAGCTGAAGGAGTACATAGAGAAGCATGGAACTGGAGGGAATTGGATTGCTCTTCCTCAGAAAGCTG GACTTAAGAGATGTGGAAAAAGTTGTAGATTGAGATGGCTCAACTATCTCAGGCCCAACATTAAGCATGGAGATTTCTCAGATGAGGAAGACAGAATAATTTGCAGCCTTTATGTTAATATTGGAAGCAG GTGGTCAATTATAGCTGCTCAGTTACCAGGAAGGACAGACAATGATATTAAGAACTACTGGAACACCAAGTTGAAGAAAAAGCTCATGGGTTTGCTTCCTCTTTCTCATCACAGAAAACAACCTTCATTTCCATCCTCTACCCTTCAAAACTCTCCACCCTCTCCTTCATCTGACCAACTTTACGGAGAGTACTGCACCTACACCCCCTTAACAACCACATCTTTCACAAGTAATATTGAACCCTTTTCCCTCCCTTCAAGTAACTACGCAAGCACAAGTACAACCTCAGTTTCTCACTCCTTTTACCAGAACCAAGACTCCATGCAACAATGCTATCACCCTACGAGAGACAACAACATGCTCATGTTTGGAAGCGAAGGAAGTTGCAGTACTTCCTCTGACGGAAGCTGCACTCAAGGCAGAGAAATTATCAAGCAAGAAGAAATTGGTTACCACAGCTACAATAATGATTATAACTTTATGCTTAATCACAGCAACAATATTAATGATGGAGAAAAGTCATGTTTTGGTGAGTGGTTTAGCCAAACACTACTAACACCGTTGGATTATGATCTTGAGGATATTAAGCAATTGATTAGTAGCAGCAGTAGCACTGCTAGCTTCAATAATGTTGATGAAAACAAGACAGAAGAGAAGGCCAtgtactactactactactag
- the LOC114380534 gene encoding lactoylglutathione lyase-like isoform X2, translated as MAAEPKESPSNNPGLHTTPDEATKGYIMQQTMFRIKDPKVSLDFYSRVLGMSLLKRLDFPEMKFSLYFMGYEDTTEAPSNPIDKVVWTFSQKATIELTHNWGTESDPEFKGYHNGNSEPRGFGHIGITVDDTYKACERFQNLGVEFVKKPDDGKMKGIAFIKDPDGYWIEIFDRKTIGNVTQAPA; from the exons ATGGCTGCGGAACCCAAGGAATCGCCTTCCAACAACCCCGGTCTTCACACTACCCCTGACGAAGCCACCAAGGGTTACATCATGCAACAAACT ATGTTCAGAATCAAGGACCCCAAAGTGAGCCTTGATTTTTATTCTCGCGTCTTGGGCATgtc TTTGCTTAAGAGATTGGATTTTCCGGAGATGAAGTTCAGCCTGTACTTCATGGGCTATGAG gATACAACAGAAGCTCCAAGTAATCCAATTGATAAAGTGGTTTGGACCTTTTCTCAGAAGGCTACAATTGAACTGACACA TAATTGGGGTACTGAAAGTGATCCTGAGTTCAAAGGCTACCACAATGGCAATTCTGAACCTCGTGGCTTTG GACACATTGGTATAACTGTTGATGACACATACAAGGCATGTGAAAGATTTCAGAATCTGGGAGTTGAGTTTGTTAAGAAGCCAGATGATG GGAAAATGAAAGGTATAGCATTTATTAAAGATCCTGATGGATACTGGATTGAAATCTTTGATCGAAAAACAATAGGAAATGTAACACAAGCTCCTGCTTAG
- the LOC114380534 gene encoding lactoylglutathione lyase-like isoform X1, translating to MAATASLHRLSRLRFIAKPQPFLSPHSIPSHFSLTPKTKKPNRFRFRFRFLSMAAEPKESPSNNPGLHTTPDEATKGYIMQQTMFRIKDPKVSLDFYSRVLGMSLLKRLDFPEMKFSLYFMGYEDTTEAPSNPIDKVVWTFSQKATIELTHNWGTESDPEFKGYHNGNSEPRGFGHIGITVDDTYKACERFQNLGVEFVKKPDDGKMKGIAFIKDPDGYWIEIFDRKTIGNVTQAPA from the exons ATGGCAGCCACCGCTTCCTTACACCGTCTTTCTCGTCTTCGATTCATCGCCAAACCCCAACCTTTCCTATCTCCTCATTCAATACCATCCCATTTTTCTCTCACCCCCAAAACCAAG AAACCGAATCGATTCCGATTCCGATTCCGATTCCTCTCAATGGCTGCGGAACCCAAGGAATCGCCTTCCAACAACCCCGGTCTTCACACTACCCCTGACGAAGCCACCAAGGGTTACATCATGCAACAAACT ATGTTCAGAATCAAGGACCCCAAAGTGAGCCTTGATTTTTATTCTCGCGTCTTGGGCATgtc TTTGCTTAAGAGATTGGATTTTCCGGAGATGAAGTTCAGCCTGTACTTCATGGGCTATGAG gATACAACAGAAGCTCCAAGTAATCCAATTGATAAAGTGGTTTGGACCTTTTCTCAGAAGGCTACAATTGAACTGACACA TAATTGGGGTACTGAAAGTGATCCTGAGTTCAAAGGCTACCACAATGGCAATTCTGAACCTCGTGGCTTTG GACACATTGGTATAACTGTTGATGACACATACAAGGCATGTGAAAGATTTCAGAATCTGGGAGTTGAGTTTGTTAAGAAGCCAGATGATG GGAAAATGAAAGGTATAGCATTTATTAAAGATCCTGATGGATACTGGATTGAAATCTTTGATCGAAAAACAATAGGAAATGTAACACAAGCTCCTGCTTAG